A genome region from Coprococcus phoceensis includes the following:
- a CDS encoding helix-turn-helix domain-containing protein: protein MILAEKIMELRKKNGWSQEELAEKIHVSRQSVSKWESSASIPDLSKILLLSQVFGVSTDYLLRDDIEETQKAEIFVEETVEKAAGGETIYKISLEESKEYIKDRRCAAKRIGVGVVLCILSPVILIYLASMVEYGKIGISEDVAGGIGIAALILLVIPAVALFITTGMKMEKYQYIDTEIIELEYGVTGIIKEKKQGYSERYTMGIVIGVSLCIISILPLIVMGAFGLPDHLLVTGIVFLFMIVAVAVYLLIQVCMVRETYDRLLQEGEYTAKAKKIDRKTEKWAAIYWPLVTAVYLGYSLYTFDWGRSWIIWPVAAVFSTVLKAIFGESEEM from the coding sequence ATGATTTTAGCGGAAAAGATTATGGAGCTGAGAAAGAAAAATGGTTGGTCTCAGGAGGAACTTGCTGAGAAGATTCACGTGTCGAGGCAGTCTGTGTCGAAGTGGGAGAGCAGCGCTTCTATTCCGGACCTGAGTAAAATTCTGCTGCTGAGTCAAGTGTTTGGCGTGAGTACGGATTATCTGTTGAGAGACGATATAGAAGAAACACAAAAGGCAGAAATTTTTGTAGAGGAGACGGTGGAGAAAGCGGCAGGCGGTGAAACCATTTATAAAATTTCTCTGGAAGAGTCGAAGGAATATATAAAGGATAGACGGTGTGCGGCAAAGAGAATCGGAGTGGGGGTTGTTTTGTGTATTTTGAGTCCGGTGATATTAATTTATTTGGCAAGTATGGTGGAATACGGAAAGATCGGAATCAGTGAAGATGTGGCAGGAGGCATAGGAATTGCTGCATTAATTTTGTTGGTGATTCCGGCAGTCGCTCTTTTTATCACAACCGGAATGAAAATGGAAAAATACCAGTATATTGATACAGAAATCATTGAGTTGGAATACGGCGTTACCGGAATTATCAAAGAGAAAAAACAAGGGTATTCGGAACGTTATACAATGGGAATTGTAATTGGTGTCAGTCTATGCATCATATCAATTCTTCCACTTATTGTGATGGGGGCGTTTGGACTTCCGGATCACCTGTTAGTGACAGGAATTGTTTTTTTATTTATGATTGTTGCTGTTGCGGTCTATCTTTTGATTCAGGTGTGCATGGTCAGAGAGACATACGACAGATTGCTGCAGGAAGGAGAATATACGGCGAAAGCCAAAAAGATAGACAGGAAAACAGAAAAATGGGCTGCCATCTATTGGCCACTGGTGACGGCAGTGTATCTTGGATATAGTTTGTATACATTTGACTGGGGAAGAAGTTGGATCATATGGCCTGTCGCAGCAGTATTCTCAACGGTGCTGAAAGCGATATTCGGGGAAAGTGAAGAGATGTAA
- a CDS encoding PTS transporter subunit EIIB gives MAEKNRQIAEAVVKAVGGTANITSVTHCMTRLRFVLKDKSIPNKKEVEKIPGVMGVNIAGGQYQVIIGNSVGNVYKEVVAATGISDTAVGGDAAEHIEKVNPIVAALDFIAGCMTPLFTAIIAGGLVKVLLVIFGPTLLNVMQTTSDTYILMNALGDAPFYCLPVIVRHICLV, from the coding sequence ATGGCAGAGAAAAACAGACAGATTGCAGAGGCAGTCGTAAAAGCAGTTGGTGGCACTGCGAATATTACGTCGGTGACACATTGCATGACCAGATTAAGATTTGTTCTGAAGGACAAAAGTATTCCAAACAAAAAAGAGGTAGAAAAGATTCCGGGTGTTATGGGAGTCAATATTGCGGGGGGACAGTATCAGGTGATTATCGGAAATTCCGTTGGAAATGTCTACAAGGAAGTAGTAGCTGCAACCGGTATTTCTGATACAGCGGTCGGAGGCGATGCAGCAGAGCATATAGAAAAAGTTAATCCGATTGTTGCGGCGCTGGACTTTATTGCAGGGTGTATGACACCGCTGTTCACAGCGATTATTGCAGGCGGTCTTGTGAAGGTACTGCTCGTCATTTTCGGTCCGACACTTTTGAATGTGATGCAGACGACAAGTGACACCTATATTTTGATGAATGCACTTGGAGACGCTCCGTTTTATTGCTTGCCGGTGATAGTGCGACATATTTGTTTGGTGTGA
- the metG gene encoding methionine--tRNA ligase, whose amino-acid sequence MGFIFYTKRSRNMDKKKFYMTTAIAYTSGKPHIGNTYEFVLADAIARYKRSQGYDVFFQTGTDEHGQKIELKAEEAGVSPKEFVDKVAGEVKAIADMMNTSYDKFIRTTDDYHEKQVQKIFKRLYEQGDIYKGHYEGMYCTPCESFFTESQLVDGKCPDCGREVQPAQEEAYFFKMSKYADRLIEHINTHPEFIQPVSRKNEMMNNFLLPGLQDLCVSRTSFKWGIPVDFDPKHVVYVWLDALTNYITGIGYDCDGESTEQFKKDWPADLHLIGKDIIRFHTIYWPIFLMALDLPLPKQIFGHPWLLQGDGKMSKSKGNVIYADELVNMFGVDAVRYFVLHEMPFENDGVITWELMVERMNSDLANTLGNLVNRTVSMTNKYFGGSVTDKGVAGDVDADLKAVVDGTPAAVEEKMDKLRVADAITEIFNLFKRCNKYIDETMPWVLAKDEAQKDRLETVLYNLIDSISKGAELLSSFMPETAEKILAQLNGGNVTDKPEILFQRLDLEEVIKKVEELHPPVEEEKEEEGIDIEAKEEITFDDFMKMQFQVGEIIACEEVKKSKKLLCSQVKIGSQVKQIVSGIKGHYTAEEMVGKKVMVLVNLKPAKLAGVLSEGMLLCAEDAEGNLALMTPEKTMPAGAEIC is encoded by the coding sequence ATGGGTTTCATTTTTTATACAAAAAGGAGTAGGAACATGGACAAGAAGAAATTTTATATGACGACAGCGATTGCCTACACATCGGGCAAGCCGCATATTGGAAACACATATGAATTTGTACTTGCAGATGCGATTGCAAGATACAAGAGAAGTCAGGGATATGATGTATTTTTCCAGACAGGAACTGACGAACACGGACAGAAAATTGAGTTGAAGGCGGAGGAAGCAGGCGTTTCACCAAAGGAATTTGTGGATAAAGTTGCCGGGGAAGTAAAGGCGATTGCCGATATGATGAATACTTCTTATGACAAATTCATTCGTACAACAGATGATTACCATGAGAAACAAGTTCAGAAGATTTTCAAAAGATTATATGAACAAGGTGATATTTACAAAGGACACTACGAAGGAATGTACTGTACACCTTGTGAGTCATTTTTCACAGAATCTCAGTTAGTAGACGGGAAATGTCCGGACTGTGGACGCGAGGTGCAACCAGCACAGGAGGAAGCATATTTCTTCAAAATGAGCAAATATGCGGACAGACTGATTGAGCACATTAACACGCATCCGGAATTTATTCAGCCGGTTTCCCGTAAAAATGAGATGATGAACAATTTCTTATTGCCGGGGCTTCAGGATCTTTGTGTATCGAGAACTTCATTTAAATGGGGAATTCCGGTAGACTTTGACCCAAAACATGTTGTATATGTATGGCTTGATGCGCTGACAAACTACATCACTGGTATTGGTTATGACTGTGACGGCGAGAGCACAGAACAGTTCAAAAAAGACTGGCCTGCTGACTTGCATTTGATTGGAAAAGATATCATTCGTTTCCATACAATTTACTGGCCGATTTTCTTGATGGCATTGGATTTGCCATTGCCGAAACAGATTTTCGGACATCCATGGCTTTTGCAGGGTGACGGAAAGATGAGTAAATCGAAAGGAAATGTAATCTACGCAGACGAGCTTGTGAATATGTTCGGTGTGGATGCTGTCCGTTACTTTGTGCTGCATGAGATGCCATTCGAAAATGATGGTGTAATCACATGGGAGCTGATGGTAGAGCGTATGAACTCTGATCTTGCAAATACACTTGGAAATCTTGTGAACAGAACAGTTTCCATGACAAATAAATATTTTGGCGGAAGCGTGACTGACAAGGGAGTAGCAGGGGATGTAGATGCAGACTTGAAGGCGGTTGTAGACGGCACTCCGGCAGCTGTCGAGGAGAAGATGGACAAACTTCGTGTGGCAGATGCGATCACAGAGATTTTCAATCTCTTCAAACGTTGCAACAAATACATTGATGAGACAATGCCTTGGGTACTTGCAAAAGATGAAGCGCAGAAAGATCGTCTTGAGACAGTGCTTTATAACTTGATTGACAGCATTTCTAAGGGAGCAGAATTATTGTCATCCTTTATGCCGGAGACAGCTGAAAAGATTCTTGCTCAGTTGAACGGCGGAAATGTAACAGATAAGCCGGAGATCTTATTCCAGAGACTTGATTTGGAAGAAGTGATAAAAAAAGTGGAAGAGCTTCATCCACCGGTAGAGGAAGAAAAAGAAGAGGAAGGAATTGATATCGAAGCAAAAGAAGAGATCACATTTGACGATTTCATGAAGATGCAGTTCCAGGTTGGAGAGATTATCGCTTGTGAGGAAGTAAAAAAATCGAAAAAATTACTTTGCTCGCAGGTGAAAATCGGAAGTCAGGTAAAACAGATTGTGTCAGGTATCAAAGGACATTATACAGCAGAAGAAATGGTTGGAAAAAAAGTTATGGTACTTGTGAATTTGAAGCCTGCAAAACTTGCAGGGGTTCTGTCAGAAGGTATGCTTTTGTGTGCAGAAGATGCAGAAGGTAACCTTGCGCTGATGACACCGGAAAAAACAATGCCGGCAGGCGCGGAAATTTGTTAA
- a CDS encoding PRD domain-containing protein produces the protein MQVINKLNNNFAICIDGEGKELIAVGKGIGFPKTPYEVEDLNLITRTFYDIDPKYIELFKDIPEKVVHFTAKLVEIAKNELGYEMNPNLVVTMSDHIHFSIQRAQKNIDVQMPLIYEVEQTFPAEARIGKYAVKQIERRFNVRLDPNEASGIAMNFVNARYDTRLKTDVADQLKKQYQEILEDTISIVEDEIGIVIDRDSFNFARYSSHLMYLLDRIAGNKMLYSDNGIMYQSMKDEFPGIAVCVELLERYFKRKCGIILSKEEKLYLILHINRICTREGL, from the coding sequence ATGCAAGTAATTAACAAATTAAACAATAATTTTGCCATTTGTATCGATGGTGAGGGGAAAGAACTGATTGCTGTCGGTAAAGGTATTGGATTTCCCAAAACTCCATATGAGGTTGAAGACCTGAACTTGATCACACGGACATTTTACGATATTGACCCAAAGTATATTGAACTTTTCAAGGATATTCCGGAAAAAGTGGTTCATTTTACAGCGAAACTTGTGGAGATTGCAAAAAATGAGCTGGGGTATGAGATGAACCCGAATTTGGTCGTGACGATGTCCGATCACATTCACTTTAGTATTCAGAGGGCACAGAAAAATATCGATGTACAGATGCCATTGATTTATGAAGTGGAGCAGACATTTCCGGCGGAGGCACGCATTGGAAAATATGCAGTGAAGCAGATAGAACGCAGATTCAATGTTCGGTTAGATCCGAATGAAGCTTCGGGAATTGCAATGAATTTTGTAAATGCCCGATATGATACAAGGCTTAAGACGGATGTGGCTGATCAGTTGAAGAAGCAATATCAGGAGATTCTGGAAGACACGATCAGTATCGTGGAAGATGAGATAGGAATTGTGATTGACAGAGATTCATTTAATTTTGCGCGTTATTCCTCGCATCTGATGTATCTGCTAGACCGGATTGCAGGAAACAAGATGCTTTATTCAGACAATGGAATCATGTATCAGAGCATGAAAGATGAGTTTCCGGGGATTGCGGTATGTGTCGAATTGCTGGAACGATATTTTAAAAGAAAATGTGGTATTATACTTTCAAAAGAAGAAAAATTATATCTGATTCTGCATATTAACAGGATATGTACGAGAGAAGGATTGTAA
- a CDS encoding PTS glucose transporter subunit IIA, which yields MLAGDSATYLFGVIPVVHGSYSSSIIPAMLSTLLLKYVEKLVDRITPEWSKSFLKPLLIVMIVTPITLCAIAPLGLIIGNGLQSVINGIYGFAPWLAMMLFAGFMPFIVMTGMHWAFVPASMLGISGVGYDLMLLPAMLCSNTAQAGATFGAAFKTKDKETKKMAFPAAVSALLAGVTEPAMYGVTLKLKKPMVAACISGGIGGLIVGILQVKSYAFVTPSMTSLVQFISPDGGKNFLYAVIIFAVTLVLSFVLSFILTKGEAEEEAAEETELQKSAAVLTGKVEIEAPVKGKVYAPFDGVCENLFDTLHAIGITSDNGIEMLIHVGLETVALKGEPFKAHTGNGEHFKKGALLLEFDIDAIQKAGCEIQTPVIITNAEELGGVTVENERLVIGG from the coding sequence TTGCTTGCCGGTGATAGTGCGACATATTTGTTTGGTGTGATACCGGTAGTACATGGAAGTTATTCGTCTTCGATTATTCCGGCAATGTTATCAACACTGCTTTTAAAATATGTGGAGAAACTTGTTGATCGAATCACACCGGAGTGGTCAAAAAGCTTTTTGAAACCGCTTTTGATTGTAATGATTGTAACTCCGATTACCCTCTGTGCAATCGCACCGCTTGGATTAATCATAGGAAATGGTCTGCAATCCGTAATCAACGGAATTTATGGATTTGCACCATGGCTTGCGATGATGCTGTTTGCCGGATTTATGCCGTTTATCGTAATGACCGGAATGCACTGGGCATTCGTGCCGGCGTCTATGCTTGGAATTTCCGGTGTGGGATATGATTTGATGTTGCTTCCGGCAATGTTGTGCAGCAACACTGCTCAGGCGGGAGCTACATTTGGAGCGGCATTTAAGACAAAAGATAAAGAAACGAAAAAGATGGCATTTCCGGCGGCTGTATCTGCACTGCTTGCAGGGGTAACAGAACCGGCAATGTATGGAGTTACTCTAAAGTTGAAAAAGCCTATGGTTGCAGCGTGTATTTCCGGTGGAATCGGTGGATTGATCGTAGGAATTTTACAGGTAAAATCTTATGCATTTGTGACTCCGTCCATGACATCTTTGGTACAGTTCATTTCTCCGGATGGAGGGAAAAACTTTTTATATGCGGTAATCATTTTTGCAGTGACGCTCGTACTTTCTTTTGTCCTCTCCTTTATTCTCACAAAGGGTGAGGCAGAGGAGGAAGCTGCAGAAGAAACAGAATTACAGAAGAGTGCAGCTGTTCTTACCGGAAAAGTAGAAATCGAAGCGCCGGTAAAAGGAAAAGTATATGCACCTTTTGATGGAGTGTGTGAAAATCTGTTTGATACATTACATGCAATCGGAATCACATCCGACAATGGAATCGAGATGTTGATTCATGTAGGACTCGAAACGGTAGCTTTGAAAGGAGAGCCATTCAAGGCACATACCGGAAATGGGGAGCATTTTAAAAAGGGAGCGCTTCTGTTGGAATTTGATATAGATGCTATTCAAAAAGCCGGATGCGAGATTCAGACTCCGGTGATCATCACCAATGCGGAAGAGCTCGGTGGAGTAACAGTAGAAAATGAAAGACTTGTGATAGGAGGATAA
- a CDS encoding glycoside hydrolase family 1 protein, protein MGFSEKFLWGGATAANQCEGAWNEDGKGVSVSDICTGGKFGQSKRITPVLEEGTFYPSHEGIRHYEKFREDIELFAEMGFKCYRFSIAWTRIFPNGDEKEPNEAGLRHYEEVIDECLKYGIEPIITISHYEVPFGLTKKCNAWVSREMIDYYLNYCRAIFERYKGKVKYWLTFNEINSSVAPMGALLNQGILNDLENPTVFMEQPDIPQQRFQGLHHMFVASALAVKMAHEIDPEYKVGNMMIYAASYPLTCNPKDVLVCQKYNRLYNYYCADVQAYGAYPAYADSLLKEMGVVLEKEAGDEEILKNGTVDFITFSYYMSSCQTADSKEKSGEGNILGGVLNPYLKASDWGWQIDPEGLRYALNDLSDRYHLPLMVVENGLGAKDVLEEDQTVNDDYRIDYLRQHIEQMKLAVEDGVDLMGYTPWGCIDLVSASTGEYAKRYGMIYVRRYDDGTGDFARLKKKSFYWYQQVIKTNGGEL, encoded by the coding sequence ATGGGATTTTCTGAAAAATTTTTGTGGGGCGGCGCTACAGCTGCCAATCAGTGTGAAGGTGCATGGAACGAAGATGGAAAAGGTGTGTCAGTTTCTGATATTTGTACAGGAGGAAAATTTGGACAGAGCAAGCGAATTACTCCGGTGCTGGAGGAGGGGACATTTTATCCGAGTCACGAGGGGATTCGTCACTATGAAAAGTTCCGAGAGGACATCGAACTATTTGCGGAAATGGGATTCAAATGCTATCGTTTTTCAATTGCATGGACAAGAATTTTCCCAAACGGCGACGAGAAAGAGCCAAACGAGGCAGGTTTAAGACACTATGAGGAAGTGATTGATGAATGTCTGAAATACGGAATTGAACCGATCATTACTATCTCGCATTATGAAGTACCATTTGGATTGACGAAGAAATGTAATGCATGGGTGAGCAGAGAAATGATCGATTATTATCTCAATTATTGCCGCGCAATTTTCGAGCGTTATAAAGGGAAGGTAAAATACTGGCTTACATTTAATGAGATCAACAGCTCTGTGGCACCGATGGGAGCGCTTTTGAATCAGGGAATCTTAAATGATTTGGAAAATCCTACGGTGTTCATGGAACAGCCGGACATTCCGCAGCAGAGATTTCAGGGACTTCATCACATGTTCGTTGCATCTGCACTTGCCGTGAAAATGGCGCATGAGATTGATCCGGAATATAAAGTCGGAAATATGATGATTTACGCGGCGAGTTATCCGCTGACATGCAATCCAAAGGATGTTCTTGTCTGCCAGAAATACAATCGTCTTTACAATTATTACTGCGCAGATGTGCAGGCATACGGAGCATATCCGGCATATGCAGATTCTCTTCTGAAAGAGATGGGAGTTGTGTTGGAGAAAGAAGCAGGAGATGAAGAAATCTTAAAGAACGGAACAGTAGATTTTATCACATTTTCTTATTATATGTCTTCTTGCCAGACGGCAGACTCAAAAGAAAAGAGCGGGGAGGGAAATATCCTCGGAGGAGTTTTAAATCCATATCTGAAAGCCTCAGACTGGGGATGGCAAATTGATCCGGAAGGACTGCGTTATGCGTTGAATGACTTAAGTGACAGATATCATTTACCACTGATGGTTGTAGAAAACGGATTGGGGGCAAAAGACGTACTGGAGGAGGACCAAACAGTAAATGACGACTACCGCATCGATTATCTCAGACAGCATATTGAACAGATGAAGCTTGCGGTGGAAGATGGAGTGGATCTGATGGGATACACACCGTGGGGCTGCATTGACCTTGTATCTGCATCTACCGGAGAATATGCAAAACGTTACGGAATGATTTATGTGAGAAGATATGATGACGGAACAGGAGACTTTGCACGCCTGAAGAAAAAATCATTTTACTGGTATCAGCAGGTGATCAAAACAAACGGAGGAGAATTGTAA